The following are from one region of the Alicyclobacillus fastidiosus genome:
- a CDS encoding 2-aminoethylphosphonate ABC transporter permease subunit, with protein sequence MYRASKWRRPVPGVVFMFVMVLLFLFPLWTLARLSGSAGDWFSGFSKLWREEGFFASLVSSLHLALVSVLITAVVGTMVAIAFRMFPIPGRRFLLRAMELIVAFPSFLVAFSLIYLYGSRGAVTVGIQHLFHLQQPPFDFLYSQTGIVLAEVTYYLPFMIRPLLASIELLDASLFEAASSLGAGRIRQFRRVLLPLSLPGITAGAILCFLFILNEFGILLILGSQRTPTVPVSIYNLAMINLDLPGASQEALFMLLCVLVIYFVYRLLYSRAERRFSERLQRLSLDSKPLISTGGSARVFGSATTLVVTIAFFLPVAVVLLSSFAQNWVGTVLPTSFTLHWFMSLQWDDWGSIVTTLVISTIVSVFSVVVGLLGAWLVANRRGFERGLYDTVLTLPQTVPSVVIGLSLLLAYDSGGLNFSNSPIIVIFAQTTLVLPTSYRTIVTALTRLPQSYTEAAQALGASPIRSFVRVTLPLLVPALKSAFGLAFALSAGELGATMMVYPPGFATAPIQIVQYVQRGYYAQGAALSVVMLGVLTIVLTLTAGGFRIPLLRRTSRRDEGIETPRSTAYHYQMATRKEV encoded by the coding sequence ATGTACCGTGCAAGTAAATGGCGCCGCCCTGTACCCGGAGTCGTGTTCATGTTTGTGATGGTGCTGCTGTTTCTGTTCCCGCTATGGACCTTGGCTCGGCTCAGCGGTTCCGCCGGAGATTGGTTCTCTGGATTCAGTAAGTTGTGGAGGGAAGAGGGCTTCTTTGCTAGTTTGGTCTCGTCCCTTCACCTCGCCTTAGTGAGTGTTTTGATAACAGCAGTGGTTGGAACTATGGTTGCGATCGCCTTTCGAATGTTTCCTATCCCAGGCAGGCGGTTCTTGCTGCGGGCGATGGAACTCATCGTTGCGTTCCCTTCATTTCTTGTCGCATTCTCACTGATCTATCTGTATGGTTCACGTGGAGCTGTGACAGTCGGCATTCAGCACCTGTTCCATCTACAGCAACCTCCGTTTGATTTTCTGTACAGCCAGACTGGAATCGTGTTGGCAGAGGTCACGTACTACTTGCCCTTTATGATTCGTCCGCTTCTCGCATCTATCGAGCTGTTGGATGCGTCCCTATTCGAGGCCGCCTCAAGTCTCGGGGCTGGGCGCATACGACAATTCCGGCGTGTATTGCTGCCGCTGTCACTGCCGGGGATCACGGCTGGGGCAATTCTCTGTTTTCTGTTCATCTTAAATGAATTTGGCATCCTGCTGATCTTGGGATCGCAGCGCACGCCAACTGTACCTGTATCGATTTACAATCTGGCGATGATCAACCTGGATTTGCCAGGCGCGTCTCAGGAAGCGCTCTTCATGCTCCTGTGTGTACTCGTGATTTATTTCGTCTACCGGCTTCTCTACAGTCGAGCGGAGAGACGATTTTCGGAGAGGCTGCAACGGTTATCGCTTGATTCGAAGCCACTGATTTCGACGGGCGGGTCGGCCCGAGTGTTTGGGAGCGCGACGACGCTTGTCGTCACCATCGCCTTTTTCCTGCCTGTTGCCGTGGTCCTGTTGTCTAGTTTCGCCCAAAACTGGGTTGGAACCGTATTGCCGACGTCATTCACGCTTCATTGGTTTATGAGCCTGCAATGGGATGATTGGGGCTCGATTGTCACCACGCTCGTCATTTCGACCATTGTATCTGTGTTCTCCGTTGTGGTCGGCCTGCTTGGTGCGTGGTTGGTCGCCAATCGACGAGGGTTTGAACGGGGGCTCTACGACACAGTGCTCACGTTGCCCCAAACCGTTCCCAGTGTAGTCATCGGTTTGAGCCTGTTACTGGCGTACGACAGCGGTGGACTGAACTTCAGCAACTCTCCAATCATTGTCATCTTTGCACAAACGACCCTCGTTTTGCCGACGTCGTATCGAACGATAGTGACGGCCTTGACCAGGCTCCCACAAAGTTACACAGAGGCAGCTCAGGCACTGGGCGCTTCACCGATTCGGTCGTTTGTGCGGGTGACACTGCCCTTGCTCGTCCCTGCCTTGAAAAGTGCATTCGGCTTGGCATTTGCACTTTCAGCCGGTGAGCTTGGAGCGACGATGATGGTGTATCCGCCTGGGTTTGCTACCGCACCCATTCAAATCGTGCAGTACGTTCAACGCGGCTATTATGCACAAGGCGCCGCGCTATCTGTCGTGATGCTAGGCGTTTTGACCATTGTTCTTACATTGACCGCAGGTGGATTTCGGATCCCGCTCTTAAGACGCACGTCGCGACGAGATGAGGGCATCGAAACTCCGAGAAGCACGGCATATCACTATCAGATGGCCACACGAAAGGAAGTATAA
- a CDS encoding ABC transporter ATP-binding protein, translated as MRMASRAVLQGTNDLMPEVDGIVVDRLSVSYRKNAVLKDISLRVKRGEAITLLGNSGCGKTTLLRAIAGFVSPSSGCIQMAQRDITKVPPHRRDIGFLHQQYALFPHLTVEQNVCFGLRERRIPKDVAKAKADRVLSMVRLEGARAKYPSELSGGMQQRVALARCLVLEPKVLLLDEPLSALDANLRVELRQELKEMRRRFPEMTMIYVTHDRDEAMTFSDQIAMMRDDVIEQFGHPSDLYDHPTSEFVARFLGDLNEVPTEITQRLTQRQGNSSQVGKWYIRPERIVLSEELDITLPGTVKAVEWSGGAHRVEVALAKGEGPTMTVSSTRLREEPYVGKQVAISFSLEDCMHVPCK; from the coding sequence ATGCGTATGGCAAGCAGGGCAGTGTTACAGGGAACTAACGATTTGATGCCGGAAGTCGATGGCATTGTCGTCGACAGACTCTCGGTGTCCTACCGAAAAAACGCCGTGTTGAAAGATATAAGCCTTCGTGTGAAACGCGGAGAGGCCATTACGCTGCTCGGAAACAGTGGCTGCGGTAAAACGACTCTGTTGAGGGCTATCGCTGGTTTTGTCTCGCCATCCAGTGGGTGCATTCAAATGGCTCAGCGGGATATCACGAAAGTGCCCCCTCACCGGAGGGATATTGGCTTCCTTCACCAACAGTACGCGTTGTTCCCGCATCTCACCGTCGAACAGAATGTTTGTTTTGGACTTCGCGAACGGCGTATCCCAAAAGACGTCGCAAAGGCAAAGGCGGACAGAGTACTCAGCATGGTCCGCCTCGAGGGTGCACGTGCCAAATACCCGTCGGAGTTGAGCGGAGGGATGCAGCAGCGGGTTGCACTCGCACGATGCCTTGTATTGGAACCGAAAGTTTTATTGTTAGACGAGCCCTTGAGTGCGCTGGACGCCAATCTACGTGTGGAATTGCGTCAAGAATTGAAGGAAATGCGACGTCGTTTTCCTGAAATGACGATGATTTACGTGACGCATGATCGCGATGAGGCGATGACGTTTTCTGACCAAATTGCAATGATGCGCGATGACGTGATCGAACAGTTTGGGCATCCTAGCGATCTTTACGACCATCCGACGAGTGAGTTTGTCGCCCGGTTCTTGGGTGATTTGAATGAGGTGCCGACAGAGATTACACAGCGACTCACGCAACGTCAGGGAAACTCGTCCCAAGTGGGCAAATGGTATATCCGGCCCGAGCGCATCGTCCTGTCAGAAGAACTCGACATCACATTGCCAGGGACAGTCAAAGCGGTCGAATGGTCCGGAGGCGCCCATCGCGTTGAGGTTGCATTGGCAAAAGGCGAGGGACCGACAATGACCGTTTCCTCTACTCGATTGAGAGAAGAGCCCTATGTCGGCAAACAGGTCGCGATTTCGTTTAGCCTGGAGGACTGTATGCATGTACCGTGCAAGTAA
- a CDS encoding HAMP domain-containing sensor histidine kinase codes for MKNIVSVVQDIVNVFRAESLLRNVEINYEHESEYIPVTCNEQRIKQVFINIMKNAFEAEAKECKVSVNLVPDASAVSVTLNDNGQGIDPTRVKSIGEPFYTTKEKGTGLGLMVSKKIIQDHAGMLVLSSEAGVGTTVTITLPIVTPKTPSE; via the coding sequence GTGAAAAACATTGTCTCAGTAGTTCAGGATATCGTCAACGTGTTCCGTGCGGAATCACTTCTCCGCAACGTAGAGATTAACTACGAGCATGAGTCGGAATACATACCTGTCACGTGCAACGAACAACGTATTAAGCAGGTCTTCATCAACATCATGAAGAACGCCTTCGAAGCTGAAGCAAAGGAATGCAAAGTGTCTGTTAACCTCGTTCCAGATGCAAGTGCAGTATCCGTGACTTTAAACGACAACGGACAAGGAATTGATCCCACTCGTGTTAAGTCCATCGGTGAGCCTTTCTACACAACCAAAGAAAAAGGCACAGGACTCGGGTTGATGGTAAGCAAGAAAATCATCCAGGATCACGCAGGAATGCTAGTCCTTAGTAGTGAGGCCGGTGTGGGCACTACCGTTACTATAACGTTACCCATCGTTACGCCTAAGACGCCGTCTGAATGA
- a CDS encoding IS3 family transposase (programmed frameshift) — MNTVKLVLEEGKVAAHVARDLGISEKTLYGWITQYKNDPKHPFVGTGNLKPDAQATRDLEREIRELKEENEILKKPRAHLQQRPEVRYQFIYDHRFDFSVQRMCQVLQVYRSGYYAWLKSPDSARKKRRKKLIQRIHQIFLSSRRLYGSPKITQVLRKEGLRVSQKTVAGIMRENGLKSRTVRKYKATTNSKHSHPVHDNVLNQTFQAQRPNQVWMSDITYVWTNEGWLYVASVMDLFTRKIVGWKADSRMTKELVIDALEQAYQREKPDDGILHHSDRGSQYASREYQDKLKEYKMIGSMSRKGCCYDNACIESFHSVIKRELIHLETYTSRARAKRDIWEYIEVWYNRRRIHSSIRYQTPVQFQDEYRRMSLENVA, encoded by the exons ATGAATACGGTGAAATTGGTTTTGGAGGAGGGGAAGGTAGCGGCCCACGTCGCTCGTGACTTGGGTATCTCTGAAAAAACACTCTACGGGTGGATAACTCAATACAAAAATGATCCGAAGCATCCATTCGTCGGTACGGGCAATCTGAAGCCGGATGCTCAAGCAACACGAGATTTAGAGCGTGAAATCAGGGAATTGAAAGAGGAAAATGAGATCTTAAAAAAGCC CCGTGCGCATCTTCAGCAAAGACCGGAAGTAAGGTACCAATTTATCTATGACCACCGCTTCGACTTTTCGGTTCAGAGGATGTGCCAGGTTTTGCAGGTTTATCGAAGCGGGTACTATGCATGGCTTAAAAGCCCAGATAGCGCGCGTAAAAAACGACGGAAAAAGCTTATACAACGTATTCATCAAATCTTCTTGTCCTCTCGCCGTTTGTACGGGAGCCCAAAGATTACACAAGTGCTACGTAAGGAAGGATTGCGTGTTAGCCAGAAGACCGTGGCGGGAATTATGCGAGAGAACGGCCTGAAAAGCCGAACTGTGCGCAAATATAAAGCGACAACCAACTCGAAACACAGCCATCCCGTTCACGACAATGTGTTGAATCAGACGTTTCAGGCACAACGTCCAAACCAGGTGTGGATGTCGGATATTACGTATGTTTGGACCAACGAAGGGTGGCTATATGTAGCCAGCGTTATGGACTTGTTTACGCGGAAAATTGTTGGATGGAAAGCTGACTCACGTATGACAAAAGAGCTGGTCATAGATGCGCTAGAACAAGCGTATCAACGTGAAAAGCCCGATGATGGCATATTACATCACTCAGACCGTGGTAGCCAATATGCGTCAAGAGAATACCAGGATAAGCTGAAAGAGTACAAGATGATTGGAAGCATGAGCCGCAAAGGTTGCTGTTACGATAATGCCTGCATCGAATCATTCCACAGTGTCATCAAGCGAGAGCTCATTCACCTTGAAACGTACACCAGTCGTGCAAGAGCCAAACGAGATATCTGGGAGTATATCGAAGTCTGGTACAACAGAAGGCGTATTCATTCGTCTATTAGATATCAAACGCCCGTACAATTCCAGGACGAATATCGCCGTATGTCGCTTGAGAATGTTGCTTAA
- a CDS encoding PAS domain S-box protein, translating to MVQNSDDLLHANICSIHMAAFENHPDALFVLDSDGYYRQYNKKIFSVLGYSEQDYVTARFGDFTPGLDGDLGRQRVQKAACGESQQFVLNTRHRDGSEAYLQTTLVPVTIDGHVWIMGYSKDITKQVKVEQELRENQELLSRALEIAKLGNWSLDFETRRLELMESAQVIFGVPYCILPSSKVAEKIHPNDYDMVLQLTLRSINEPGLISDCDFRVIQQDGTVRYVHTQWTVTTDNTFKRPVLFGTVQDITERKQTEEMLVNSEKLAVVGQLAAGMAHEIRNPLMVAQGFIQLLETTPVDIAKKSSYFELVKESHKQIDLLAEQM from the coding sequence ATGGTTCAGAATAGTGATGACCTGCTGCATGCCAACATTTGCTCTATCCATATGGCTGCGTTCGAAAATCATCCAGATGCACTGTTCGTATTAGATTCCGACGGATACTATCGGCAATACAACAAGAAAATCTTCTCAGTTCTTGGGTATTCCGAACAAGACTATGTTACTGCAAGATTTGGTGATTTCACCCCTGGGCTGGATGGAGACCTTGGTCGGCAAAGAGTACAGAAAGCGGCGTGCGGCGAAAGCCAGCAGTTTGTGCTGAACACTCGACATCGCGATGGTAGTGAAGCATATCTCCAAACCACCCTAGTTCCCGTTACTATCGACGGACATGTCTGGATCATGGGGTATAGCAAGGATATAACCAAGCAGGTAAAAGTCGAACAAGAGTTACGGGAAAACCAGGAACTGTTGTCAAGGGCTCTAGAAATCGCAAAACTCGGGAACTGGTCGCTTGACTTTGAAACTCGCAGGCTGGAGTTGATGGAAAGTGCCCAAGTAATATTTGGTGTCCCCTATTGCATACTGCCTTCATCAAAAGTCGCTGAGAAAATTCACCCGAATGACTACGACATGGTTCTGCAGCTCACTCTACGCTCCATAAATGAACCGGGTTTAATTAGTGATTGCGATTTTAGAGTTATCCAACAGGATGGAACCGTGAGGTACGTTCACACCCAATGGACGGTGACAACCGATAACACTTTCAAACGTCCAGTTTTGTTTGGAACGGTCCAGGACATCACCGAACGTAAACAGACGGAAGAGATGCTCGTCAATTCCGAGAAGCTCGCCGTCGTCGGCCAACTTGCAGCAGGCATGGCTCACGAGATTCGCAATCCCCTCATGGTCGCCCAAGGGTTTATCCAATTGTTAGAGACCACTCCTGTCGATATCGCCAAGAAAAGCAGTTATTTCGAGCTAGTCAAGGAATCCCATAAGCAAATCGACTTATTAGCTGAACAGATGTGA
- a CDS encoding sigma-70 family RNA polymerase sigma factor → MTNPISESEARKIFIENKDFIYKTVYLFTRSRAVADDITQETFIRAFKNYNSYDQSKPIRPWLYKIAINVARNTVRSGKWKLVYGDIPETPVPSADNSLYQSEERKQLIEEIYKLSLKMRQVVILHYFNELTIPEVADVLNIPVGTCKSRLNLALATLRKSMRSDQFLFKLDGGTL, encoded by the coding sequence TTGACGAATCCAATTAGCGAATCCGAAGCGAGAAAAATCTTTATTGAAAATAAAGACTTTATCTACAAAACTGTGTACCTCTTTACACGTTCCAGAGCAGTTGCCGACGACATCACTCAAGAAACGTTTATTCGTGCTTTTAAGAATTACAACTCCTACGATCAATCGAAACCGATACGGCCGTGGCTCTACAAAATCGCAATAAATGTCGCACGTAACACGGTCAGGTCAGGAAAGTGGAAACTGGTTTATGGTGACATACCTGAGACACCGGTACCTAGTGCAGATAATTCGCTGTATCAGTCTGAGGAGCGGAAGCAGCTCATCGAAGAAATTTATAAATTGTCCCTCAAAATGCGCCAGGTCGTAATTCTACACTACTTCAATGAACTGACTATTCCTGAAGTAGCCGATGTTTTAAACATACCAGTTGGTACGTGTAAATCCAGACTCAATCTGGCCCTTGCCACGTTACGAAAGTCCATGCGGAGTGACCAGTTTCTTTTTAAATTAGATGGGGGGACTTTATGA
- a CDS encoding SOS response-associated peptidase family protein, whose translation MCGRFALTEDWSQIIAYFGITEYDYAIPPRYNIAPSQRIPAVITGTDGERRVDPLSWGLIPQAWVNENPKVKPINARVEGLRKNTAFRRLVERRRCLIPASGYLY comes from the coding sequence ATGTGCGGACGCTTTGCATTGACGGAAGACTGGAGCCAGATCATAGCGTATTTCGGAATTACCGAGTACGACTACGCTATTCCACCCCGTTACAATATCGCGCCATCTCAGCGCATTCCTGCGGTGATCACAGGAACAGACGGCGAGCGACGCGTAGATCCATTGTCGTGGGGCCTTATTCCCCAGGCGTGGGTGAACGAAAATCCCAAGGTGAAGCCGATTAATGCACGCGTCGAGGGATTGCGGAAGAACACAGCATTTAGACGCCTGGTGGAACGACGCCGATGTTTGATACCTGCATCGGGATATTTATATTAA
- a CDS encoding transposase, translated as MSITQNEKIRRVTDSTLVVGADIAKKVHVARASDARGIELGKPLSFDNTREGFERLLSWLETLMVEHGFDNVILGVEPTGHYWMVRHESRC; from the coding sequence GTGAGTATAACGCAAAATGAGAAGATTCGTCGCGTCACAGATTCCACCTTGGTCGTTGGAGCAGATATTGCTAAGAAGGTGCACGTCGCTCGCGCCAGCGACGCACGCGGTATCGAACTCGGCAAACCGTTGAGTTTCGACAACACGAGAGAGGGTTTTGAGAGGCTGCTCTCTTGGTTGGAGACGCTTATGGTGGAACATGGTTTTGACAACGTGATTTTAGGTGTTGAGCCGACAGGACATTACTGGATGGTGCGACATGAAAGTCGCTGTTAA
- a CDS encoding reverse transcriptase N-terminal domain-containing protein translates to MNTLAASSESTGSTRKRSPKPSEDRIMVAWLEAQDTSSPNNTFGSGTDWNEIEQHVCRLQRQLANAVEHGNRKAIRHYKWLIRTSQHAKMLAIRTVTQDNNGRKTPGIDGKLYTTSEARNELLTLVNLREKPLPVRRVYIKKKNGKQRPLGIPTIHGRVCQEIHKMAMEPEWDIRFEQNSYGFRPSRSTWDAIEQLFVVLATRRAPQWVIEGDIRGFFDNVAHEKLLNKLAPEDKMFVRRILKAPVIEPKRGRIPSLRGPRRVV, encoded by the coding sequence ATGAACACATTAGCCGCGTCAAGCGAGTCAACAGGCTCAACGCGCAAGAGATCCCCGAAGCCCAGCGAAGATAGAATCATGGTGGCGTGGTTAGAGGCACAAGATACCTCATCGCCCAATAATACCTTCGGTTCAGGGACTGACTGGAACGAAATCGAGCAGCACGTCTGTAGGTTACAGCGCCAATTAGCAAACGCAGTCGAGCACGGAAATCGAAAGGCTATCCGCCATTACAAGTGGCTTATCCGCACCAGCCAACACGCTAAAATGTTGGCAATCCGAACCGTTACACAGGACAATAACGGACGTAAAACACCAGGAATCGATGGCAAACTCTACACTACGTCAGAAGCCCGTAACGAGTTGCTCACCCTAGTGAATCTCCGAGAAAAGCCACTTCCAGTGCGCCGGGTCTATATCAAGAAAAAGAATGGCAAGCAAAGACCGCTCGGTATTCCCACTATCCACGGGCGCGTATGTCAAGAGATACACAAAATGGCTATGGAGCCCGAATGGGACATTAGGTTTGAACAAAATTCATACGGATTCCGTCCGAGTCGTTCGACATGGGACGCCATCGAACAACTCTTTGTGGTGCTCGCAACTCGTCGTGCACCGCAGTGGGTTATCGAGGGTGACATCAGAGGTTTCTTTGACAACGTAGCCCACGAAAAATTGCTGAACAAACTCGCTCCAGAAGACAAGATGTTCGTCCGGCGAATTCTTAAAGCGCCTGTGATTGAGCCTAAACGAGGGCGAATTCCTAGCCTCAGGGGACCCCGCAGGGTGGTATAA
- a CDS encoding group II intron maturase-specific domain-containing protein produces MEEALRELAFKMGFGPQRKKPGINMVVYADDFVISCRTKEQAEQFVPVVSKWLEENVGVELSLEKTKITHIDEGFDFLGFNVRKYDGKLLIKPSKESQLSILRKAKMLLDSNKTAKAETIIRKLNPLLRGWASYYSTAVSTDAFSYCDYRIHKMLWRWIGRRHPNKSAKWMKAKYFARRGNRDWVFTDGTWDLFYMTNMPIIRHTKVQGNRSPFRPSDSNYFEHRRKQLLLKHLNGFQKKIVEKTDGKCGLCGRPISEEHFRKWRLNSENKICFHHVIPHQLGGRSTINNVFVTHRWCHELHYKRYGYDTMPDRPERFLKDSETVINGRVVWKNGSTATDN; encoded by the coding sequence ATGGAAGAGGCGTTAAGGGAACTGGCATTTAAAATGGGATTCGGACCTCAGAGAAAAAAGCCTGGTATTAATATGGTAGTTTATGCGGACGACTTTGTTATTTCCTGTAGAACGAAGGAACAAGCCGAGCAGTTTGTGCCAGTGGTATCCAAATGGCTGGAGGAAAACGTCGGAGTCGAACTAAGCCTAGAAAAAACGAAAATTACTCATATCGATGAGGGTTTCGATTTTCTGGGGTTCAACGTTCGGAAATACGACGGGAAACTGCTTATCAAACCATCCAAAGAGAGTCAGCTTTCCATCCTTCGAAAAGCAAAAATGCTGCTGGACTCCAATAAAACTGCCAAGGCAGAAACTATCATTCGAAAACTTAATCCACTGTTACGTGGATGGGCGAGCTACTACAGTACGGCTGTCAGTACAGACGCCTTCTCTTACTGCGACTATCGAATCCATAAAATGCTATGGCGATGGATTGGAAGAAGGCATCCAAACAAAAGCGCGAAATGGATGAAGGCAAAATACTTCGCGCGACGTGGTAATCGAGACTGGGTATTCACGGACGGAACATGGGACCTCTTCTATATGACAAACATGCCTATCATCCGACATACTAAGGTACAAGGAAATCGCTCTCCGTTTCGTCCTAGTGATAGCAACTACTTTGAACATCGGCGGAAGCAACTGCTCCTTAAACATCTCAATGGGTTTCAGAAGAAAATCGTTGAGAAAACGGACGGAAAGTGCGGTCTATGTGGACGTCCAATTTCGGAAGAACATTTTCGTAAATGGCGGCTTAATAGTGAAAACAAGATTTGTTTCCACCATGTGATTCCACATCAGCTTGGCGGTCGCTCCACGATTAACAACGTGTTTGTCACCCATCGTTGGTGTCATGAACTTCATTACAAGAGATATGGATATGACACCATGCCTGACAGACCAGAACGGTTTCTCAAGGACAGCGAGACCGTTATCAATGGAAGGGTCGTCTGGAAGAATGGTTCCACAGCTACAGACAACTAA
- a CDS encoding LysR family transcriptional regulator, whose product MDLKSLKTFHRILSSGSFHRAAEEMNYAQSTVTMQIQRLEAEIGAQLFDRTQKSVGLTEAGRVFYEQSIDIMKRIDQLKSTMIEVTQAESGSVRIGITEPSASFRFPAILGKFLNTHPKVHVSVHIANTPILNNLLHTGEIDIALCTTPEMGTSLFFEPLFQEGFVVLLPEHHPLSEQSTISPIDFSGQRLLITGKDCPYRKKLEVVAQEWNVPLNTLNTLEITSMTALTSYVEHGIGIALIPRIMTESPVPGTVVREMGSHSINMTTGFLYQTDKLPMLPASRALYHFLKNELLTSITP is encoded by the coding sequence ATGGACCTAAAATCGCTGAAAACATTCCACAGGATTCTGAGCTCAGGGAGTTTTCACCGGGCGGCTGAGGAGATGAACTACGCCCAATCCACTGTCACAATGCAGATACAGAGGCTGGAAGCAGAGATAGGTGCGCAGTTGTTTGACAGGACTCAAAAATCCGTTGGTTTGACTGAGGCAGGCAGAGTGTTTTACGAACAGAGCATTGATATTATGAAACGGATCGACCAACTGAAGTCGACAATGATAGAGGTGACCCAAGCGGAATCCGGAAGTGTACGCATTGGTATCACGGAGCCGTCCGCGAGCTTTCGATTTCCAGCGATTCTTGGTAAATTCTTAAACACCCATCCCAAAGTGCATGTGAGCGTACATATCGCCAACACCCCCATACTGAACAACTTACTACATACAGGGGAGATTGACATTGCGCTTTGTACCACTCCTGAAATGGGTACCAGTTTATTCTTTGAACCGTTATTCCAAGAAGGGTTTGTGGTATTACTGCCGGAGCATCATCCCCTCAGCGAACAATCCACCATTTCACCTATAGATTTCAGCGGACAACGACTGCTTATCACAGGCAAGGACTGCCCGTACCGCAAGAAACTTGAAGTGGTTGCCCAAGAGTGGAACGTACCATTAAACACGCTAAACACGCTCGAAATCACCAGTATGACAGCCCTAACGAGTTACGTTGAGCACGGGATTGGCATAGCGTTAATTCCTAGGATAATGACTGAGTCACCGGTACCGGGTACAGTGGTACGCGAGATGGGATCGCACTCAATTAATATGACAACCGGCTTTCTATATCAAACTGATAAGCTTCCGATGCTTCCAGCGAGCCGTGCATTGTACCATTTTCTAAAAAACGAATTATTGACATCCATCACTCCCTAA
- a CDS encoding alpha/beta hydrolase: protein MMSSLNPASQYYASMATAPNFAREWSDRGKYITWDSTVPENARFGPLDVFTICAGNIDNPAILFIHGYPTSSFDFRELFEELSLNYYVCALDTPGYGFSSKPRDGYLYSIHDDARLVDHVIREVFKLDKFALFTHDKGDSVGLALLELYQKYDERPYQITRHFITNGNIYLPLAQLTQIQKQLLDPVSGPVLAANLNGTLLAQALATSTYSKTLSPDEIASLASIFDYQDGAKVQHDVIQYLNQRSRFEVGWLETLRNSDVPATLIWGEQDQISPIRVADYVWTKYLKSRNQVSTYWRIPQANHYFQNDAPRIVASIVNSELKSGKDLYIRNEEAYRVL, encoded by the coding sequence ATGATGAGCAGTCTGAACCCTGCTTCACAATACTATGCATCTATGGCCACCGCACCGAACTTTGCAAGAGAGTGGTCCGATAGAGGAAAGTACATCACGTGGGATTCTACTGTGCCTGAAAATGCTCGTTTTGGGCCTCTCGATGTGTTTACGATTTGCGCAGGCAACATAGACAATCCTGCCATTCTCTTCATTCATGGTTATCCCACAAGCAGTTTTGACTTTCGGGAATTGTTCGAGGAATTGAGTCTGAATTATTACGTCTGTGCCCTTGATACACCTGGCTACGGGTTTTCTTCGAAGCCTCGTGACGGGTATCTATACTCCATCCACGATGACGCACGTTTGGTGGATCATGTCATTCGAGAGGTGTTTAAGCTCGACAAGTTTGCTCTGTTCACGCATGACAAGGGAGACAGTGTGGGCTTGGCTTTACTGGAGTTGTATCAAAAATACGATGAACGACCGTATCAGATTACCCGTCATTTCATCACCAATGGCAATATCTATCTGCCATTGGCGCAACTCACGCAGATTCAAAAACAGCTACTCGATCCGGTGTCCGGCCCAGTCCTAGCCGCCAATCTCAACGGGACGCTCTTGGCGCAAGCTCTTGCAACATCGACGTATTCTAAAACCTTGTCTCCTGACGAAATCGCATCACTCGCCTCCATCTTTGATTATCAGGACGGAGCTAAAGTTCAACATGATGTTATTCAATATCTCAATCAGCGATCACGATTCGAAGTAGGCTGGCTTGAGACGCTGCGTAATAGCGATGTGCCGGCAACACTCATTTGGGGGGAACAGGATCAAATTTCGCCGATTCGTGTTGCTGATTATGTTTGGACGAAGTACCTGAAATCTAGGAACCAAGTTTCGACGTACTGGCGGATACCTCAAGCGAATCATTATTTCCAGAATGATGCACCCCGTATTGTAGCTTCCATCGTGAACAGTGAGTTGAAGTCTGGCAAAGATCTTTATATCCGCAACGAAGAGGCATATAGGGTCCTTTGA